A genomic stretch from Desulfolutivibrio sulfodismutans DSM 3696 includes:
- a CDS encoding HD-GYP domain-containing protein — MSDELPQDFEEEYYQINRDILQSFNKFRPPLNIYRFREDVSRIISYFKVGERLSKEQTEELAEMVDAGVIFVSRADQSVYVKHISHQLDLVLLDKHLLEREIADIFQVALTRRMQAFFEQPVKVVYDKVQEDIFTLTEYLWQDLSRIKALARRKHQEHTLPNHSVNSGYVGLLLHIMRLPDDFNKEPKNRQTFDRAALGFFLHDMGMSKVPPFIRSKDKPLTPDERQKIQTHTLSGYEMIARLDIKYAEVENCVNHHHERLDGNGYPQHLSGSGISDLGLVCAVADSFCAMCSDRPYARAMDPMTAAKALCDDVKRYPSEITKLLLNHLVNERR, encoded by the coding sequence ATGAGCGACGAATTGCCGCAGGACTTTGAGGAAGAATATTACCAGATCAACCGGGATATTCTGCAAAGCTTCAACAAGTTCCGCCCCCCACTGAACATCTATCGTTTCCGGGAGGATGTCTCCCGTATCATCAGCTACTTCAAAGTCGGGGAGCGGCTGTCCAAGGAACAGACCGAGGAACTGGCGGAAATGGTGGACGCGGGGGTGATCTTCGTCTCCCGGGCCGACCAGTCCGTCTACGTCAAACACATCAGTCACCAGCTCGATCTGGTGCTCCTGGACAAACACCTGCTGGAGCGCGAGATCGCGGATATCTTCCAGGTGGCGCTCACCCGGCGGATGCAGGCCTTTTTCGAACAGCCCGTCAAAGTGGTCTACGACAAGGTGCAGGAGGACATCTTCACCCTCACCGAATACCTATGGCAGGATTTGTCGCGCATAAAGGCCCTGGCCCGACGCAAGCACCAGGAACATACCCTGCCCAACCATTCCGTCAACAGCGGTTATGTCGGGCTTTTGCTGCACATCATGCGCCTGCCCGACGACTTCAACAAGGAACCCAAAAACCGCCAGACCTTCGACCGGGCCGCCCTGGGGTTTTTCCTGCACGACATGGGCATGAGCAAGGTGCCGCCGTTTATCCGAAGCAAGGACAAGCCCCTGACCCCCGACGAGCGTCAGAAGATCCAGACCCACACTTTAAGCGGCTATGAGATGATCGCCCGGCTGGACATCAAGTACGCCGAGGTGGAAAACTGTGTGAACCATCACCACGAACGCCTGGACGGCAACGGCTACCCCCAGCATTTAAGCGGTTCGGGCATCTCCGACCTGGGGCTTGTCTGCGCCGTGGCCGATTCGTTTTGCGCCATGTGCAGCGACCGCCCCTACGCCAGGGCCATGGACCCCATGACGGCGGCCAAGGCCCTGTGCGACGATGTCAAACGCTATCCATCCGAGATCACCAAACTTCTGCTCAACCACCTGGTAAACGAACGGCGCTGA
- a CDS encoding CBS domain-containing protein, whose amino-acid sequence MLRKRAFDILRKDYVAIGPQDSLGDAVNRLFAHLAHTPDMDAAALVGPDGFVGVADSSDMLAALGDCAVDDGLRMSLGASDFEPVFAAQCRTCLTRPAVEMLDRRDGETPVVGPRDALVLVLDAIQKAGSRFAAVVDGGRVLGLVSARDILGELARLAETARGA is encoded by the coding sequence ATGCTGCGTAAAAGGGCGTTCGACATCCTGCGCAAGGACTATGTGGCCATCGGCCCGCAAGACAGCCTCGGGGACGCCGTCAACCGGCTTTTTGCCCATCTGGCCCATACCCCGGACATGGACGCGGCGGCCCTGGTGGGGCCCGACGGCTTCGTGGGCGTGGCCGACAGCAGCGACATGCTTGCGGCGCTTGGCGACTGCGCCGTGGACGACGGGCTGCGCATGAGCCTGGGGGCCTCGGATTTCGAGCCGGTGTTCGCGGCCCAGTGCCGCACCTGCCTGACGCGCCCGGCCGTGGAGATGCTCGACAGGCGTGACGGCGAGACCCCGGTGGTGGGGCCCCGGGATGCCTTGGTTCTGGTCCTGGACGCCATACAAAAGGCCGGGTCGCGGTTTGCGGCCGTGGTGGACGGGGGCAGGGTGCTGGGGCTTGTCTCCGCCCGGGACATCCTTGGGGAGCTGGCGCGGCTGGCGGAAACGGCGCGCGGGGCGTAA
- a CDS encoding HD domain-containing protein, with product MVSVRKSLLQLVFAGSFMKRWNDKHRSMDLVEVDKQAHKMMVAWMLFSLNSGHLPPGERTGLAGEIIEGGIFEYFYRLVITDIKPPVFYRIKGNPAHYEKLTAWVLEQLEPRVRSLGEPFWERLCAYLRVAEADTPARRILNAAHLYASSWEYSLIKAENPWDEELLDIESSFRDGLWAYRDLAGVPELAGAMFAGERNAIGRFARILGQLRFQTRWSQTPRIPETSVLGHMFIVACYAYFFSLAVDACPARRHNDFFAGLFHDLPELLTRDIISPVKKSVRHIGEMIKEYENQELEQRIFTPLTQGGYSVLADRLAYYLGIEVGSEFQASAVVEGKVAALDEVALDGAYNDDAFDPKDGYLLKVCDSLAAFIEAYTAMRNGITSDQLLRAIWRIRTDYAQAVLAGGRVHVGALLADFD from the coding sequence ATGGTCAGCGTGCGTAAAAGCCTTTTGCAACTGGTCTTTGCCGGGTCGTTCATGAAACGCTGGAACGACAAGCACCGGTCCATGGATCTGGTGGAGGTGGACAAACAGGCCCACAAGATGATGGTGGCCTGGATGCTTTTTTCGCTGAACTCCGGACATCTGCCGCCGGGGGAGCGCACGGGCCTGGCCGGGGAGATCATCGAGGGCGGCATTTTCGAATATTTCTACCGGCTGGTGATCACCGACATCAAGCCGCCGGTGTTTTATCGCATCAAGGGTAACCCGGCCCACTACGAAAAGCTCACGGCCTGGGTTCTGGAGCAGCTCGAACCCCGGGTGCGCTCCCTTGGCGAACCCTTCTGGGAGCGGCTTTGCGCCTATCTGCGGGTGGCCGAGGCCGACACCCCGGCCAGACGCATCCTGAATGCCGCCCACCTCTACGCCAGCAGTTGGGAATATAGCCTCATTAAGGCCGAAAATCCCTGGGACGAGGAGCTTTTGGACATCGAATCCTCGTTTCGGGACGGCCTGTGGGCCTACCGCGACCTGGCCGGGGTTCCGGAACTGGCCGGGGCCATGTTTGCGGGCGAGCGCAACGCCATCGGCCGTTTCGCGCGCATCCTGGGGCAGCTTCGCTTTCAGACCCGCTGGTCCCAGACCCCGCGCATCCCCGAGACCTCGGTTTTGGGGCACATGTTCATCGTGGCCTGCTACGCCTATTTCTTCAGCCTGGCCGTGGACGCCTGCCCGGCCCGGCGCCACAACGATTTCTTCGCCGGGCTCTTCCACGACCTGCCCGAGCTTCTGACCCGGGACATCATCTCGCCGGTGAAAAAGTCCGTGCGCCACATCGGGGAGATGATCAAGGAATACGAAAACCAGGAGCTCGAGCAGCGGATTTTCACGCCGCTCACCCAGGGCGGCTATTCCGTCCTGGCCGACCGTCTGGCTTATTATCTGGGCATCGAGGTGGGCTCGGAATTCCAGGCCTCGGCGGTGGTGGAGGGCAAGGTGGCGGCCCTGGACGAGGTCGCCCTGGACGGGGCCTATAACGACGACGCCTTCGATCCTAAGGACGGCTATCTGCTCAAGGTCTGCGACAGTCTGGCGGCCTTTATCGAGGCCTATACGGCCATGCGCAACGGCATCACCTCGGACCAGCTTTTGCGGGCCATCTGGCGCATCCGCACGGACTACGCCCAGGCGGTGCTGGCCGGGGGGCGGGTCCATGTGGGCGCGCTGCTGGCTGACTTCGACTGA
- a CDS encoding MFS transporter — protein sequence MTPESAATAPTPAGGSPLAVLLTVCIVQFMAPFMLTAVGVALPSLGRELSATAMQLSLVEQLYVLSLAMTMLTFGRLGDLRGQRSVLLAGLLAFTALTLSLGFTQSVEMVMIQRFFQGIGAAMMLSGSLALVAAAYPPQLRARKIGLVSAATYAGLSMGPVAGGFVTGHMGWRGVFFMAVPLGLAATAMCLFFMRQGARNATGEGLDWWGSLAYAASMGLFMTGAAQAKRGALGFSLIAAGILGLVFFLRLESRTKSPLLDIALITRNRFFALSCLAALGNYAATFGITFLMSLYLQYAKGLPPRLAGLVLLAQPVSQVGASLLSGRLADRFEPAKLSTAGILISAAGLVSAAAVIGQDTPIWLLGLLLVLIGTGFGIFITPNSTAIMGSVPRRQFGVASGMVGAMRTLGMAVSMTSVTLIFSLFLDGEAVSINTLPRFLDSMRVGLSVFAAFACLGVLVSFGRGRKHQ from the coding sequence ATGACGCCGGAGTCCGCCGCAACCGCCCCAACCCCCGCCGGGGGCTCGCCCCTGGCCGTCCTGTTGACCGTGTGCATCGTCCAGTTCATGGCCCCGTTCATGCTCACGGCCGTGGGCGTGGCCCTGCCCTCGCTTGGCCGGGAATTGTCGGCCACGGCCATGCAGCTTTCGCTGGTGGAGCAACTCTACGTCCTGTCCCTGGCCATGACCATGCTCACCTTCGGCCGCCTGGGGGATCTCCGGGGCCAGCGTTCCGTGCTGCTGGCCGGGCTTTTGGCCTTCACCGCCCTGACCCTGTCCCTGGGCTTCACCCAGAGCGTGGAAATGGTCATGATCCAACGCTTTTTCCAGGGGATCGGCGCGGCCATGATGCTCTCGGGCAGCCTGGCCCTGGTGGCGGCCGCCTATCCGCCGCAGCTTCGGGCCAGAAAGATCGGCCTCGTTTCGGCCGCCACCTACGCCGGGCTCTCCATGGGTCCGGTGGCCGGGGGATTCGTGACCGGACACATGGGCTGGCGGGGGGTCTTTTTCATGGCCGTGCCCCTGGGGCTGGCGGCCACGGCCATGTGCCTGTTTTTCATGCGCCAGGGGGCCCGAAACGCCACGGGCGAGGGCCTGGACTGGTGGGGAAGCCTGGCCTACGCCGCAAGCATGGGGCTTTTCATGACCGGCGCGGCCCAGGCCAAGCGCGGAGCCCTGGGTTTTTCGCTGATTGCCGCCGGAATCCTGGGGCTGGTCTTTTTCCTGCGCCTGGAATCGCGCACAAAAAGTCCCCTCCTGGACATTGCCCTGATCACCCGCAACCGCTTTTTCGCGTTAAGTTGCCTGGCGGCCCTGGGAAACTACGCCGCCACCTTCGGCATCACCTTTCTCATGAGCCTGTACCTGCAATACGCCAAGGGCCTGCCCCCGCGTCTGGCCGGACTGGTCCTTCTGGCCCAGCCCGTAAGCCAGGTGGGGGCGTCGCTTCTGTCCGGCCGCCTGGCCGACCGCTTCGAACCGGCCAAGCTGTCCACGGCGGGCATTTTGATCAGCGCCGCGGGGCTGGTGTCCGCAGCGGCGGTCATCGGCCAGGACACCCCGATCTGGCTCCTCGGCCTGCTCTTGGTTCTCATCGGCACGGGGTTCGGCATCTTCATCACCCCCAATTCCACAGCCATCATGGGCAGCGTGCCAAGGCGGCAGTTCGGCGTGGCCTCGGGCATGGTGGGCGCCATGCGCACCCTGGGCATGGCCGTGAGCATGACCTCGGTGACGCTGATCTTCTCCCTGTTTCTGGACGGGGAGGCGGTATCCATTAATACCCTACCCAGGTTCCTTGACAGCATGCGCGTGGGCCTTTCGGTCTTTGCCGCCTTTGCCTGCCTGGGGGTGCTCGTTTCCTTCGGGCGTGGCCGAAAACACCAATAA
- a CDS encoding tetrathionate reductase family octaheme c-type cytochrome has protein sequence MRQGTRSWFLVAALVGAAALMAFGPVGASGTADVAGDAAPGRKLAQNAVKAPGGRWTTVDHSKLEALQKDFASPEEVTAACLSCHTQAADQIHHSIHWTWLCDNCGDGKNMGKNGKTINNFCIAVPSNEPRCTSCHIGYGWKDKNFDFSSNTKIDCLVCHDTTHTYEKYPAGAGNPVKEPTVFPESGKTYLPPDYKKIVAKVGKPDRVNCGTCHFYGGGGDAVKHGDLDSSMAMPKKSLDVHMDTEGLNFTCQRCHTTKDHQIAGRLYTTPAAPERISLTEADLASKIACESCHSATPHKTDVKSNDHTDKVACQSCHIPHFARIIPTKMSWDWSTAGQKNAEGKPFKKDGPLGKPSYDSKKGDFVWEKNVEPEYRWFNGAMSHKLVTDVIDPSGVVSMNQPVGGPDDPKSRIMPFKVHRGKQPYDTVNKTMVIPHLFGGKDSDAFWTKYDWKKAITSGMAYVDLPFSGEFGFVATEYYYPTTHMVAPREQAVPCAECHSRDGRMKGVPGVYIPGRDTSAAVTDLGFGASAAALLGVAGHGFIRFLSRKKREKK, from the coding sequence ATGCGGCAAGGGACACGATCATGGTTTCTTGTAGCGGCGCTGGTCGGCGCGGCCGCCCTGATGGCCTTTGGGCCGGTGGGGGCCTCAGGCACGGCAGATGTTGCGGGCGATGCGGCCCCGGGGCGAAAACTGGCCCAAAACGCGGTCAAGGCCCCGGGCGGGCGCTGGACCACGGTGGACCATTCCAAGCTCGAGGCCCTGCAAAAGGACTTCGCCTCGCCCGAGGAGGTCACGGCGGCCTGCCTCTCCTGCCACACCCAGGCCGCAGACCAGATCCACCACTCCATCCACTGGACTTGGCTGTGCGACAACTGCGGCGACGGCAAAAACATGGGCAAAAACGGCAAAACCATCAACAACTTCTGTATCGCCGTACCCTCCAACGAGCCGCGCTGCACCTCCTGCCACATCGGCTACGGCTGGAAGGACAAAAACTTCGATTTCTCGTCCAACACCAAAATCGACTGTCTGGTGTGCCACGACACCACCCATACCTATGAAAAATATCCGGCCGGGGCCGGAAACCCGGTCAAGGAGCCCACGGTCTTTCCCGAATCCGGCAAGACCTACCTGCCCCCGGACTACAAGAAAATCGTGGCCAAGGTGGGCAAGCCCGACCGCGTCAACTGTGGAACCTGCCATTTCTACGGCGGCGGCGGCGATGCGGTCAAACACGGCGACCTGGACAGCTCCATGGCCATGCCCAAAAAGAGCCTGGACGTGCACATGGACACCGAGGGCCTCAACTTCACCTGCCAGCGTTGCCACACCACCAAGGACCACCAGATCGCGGGCCGCCTCTACACCACCCCGGCCGCCCCCGAGCGCATCAGCCTCACCGAGGCCGACCTAGCCTCCAAGATCGCCTGCGAGTCCTGCCACAGCGCAACGCCCCACAAAACCGACGTCAAGTCCAACGACCACACGGACAAGGTGGCCTGCCAGTCCTGCCACATCCCGCACTTCGCCCGAATCATCCCCACCAAGATGTCCTGGGACTGGTCCACGGCCGGACAGAAAAACGCCGAGGGCAAGCCTTTTAAAAAGGACGGCCCCCTGGGCAAGCCCAGCTACGACTCCAAGAAGGGCGACTTCGTGTGGGAGAAAAACGTGGAGCCGGAATACCGCTGGTTTAACGGGGCCATGAGCCACAAACTGGTTACCGACGTCATCGACCCGTCCGGGGTGGTGTCCATGAACCAGCCCGTGGGCGGCCCGGACGACCCCAAGTCGCGGATCATGCCGTTTAAGGTGCATCGGGGCAAACAGCCCTATGACACGGTCAACAAGACCATGGTCATCCCCCATCTGTTCGGGGGCAAGGATTCCGACGCCTTTTGGACGAAGTACGACTGGAAAAAGGCCATCACCTCCGGCATGGCCTATGTGGACCTGCCGTTCTCCGGCGAGTTCGGCTTCGTGGCCACGGAATACTACTACCCCACGACCCACATGGTGGCCCCGCGCGAACAGGCCGTGCCCTGCGCCGAATGCCACTCCCGGGACGGCCGCATGAAGGGCGTCCCCGGCGTGTACATCCCCGGCCGCGACACCTCCGCCGCCGTGACCGACCTGGGATTCGGGGCCTCGGCCGCCGCGCTCCTGGGCGTCGCCGGACACGGGTTCATCCGCTTTTTGTCCAGAAAAAAGAGGGAGAAGAAGTGA
- a CDS encoding cytochrome b/b6 domain-containing protein, with translation MSDTTKRPMRTIYLYTRYERFWHWFQALLILLLLVTGFEVHGSITLFGFEQAVTVHNFLGLTWLVAFAFFVFWVFTTGEWKQYVPTSKKMVEVMIYYGYGIFSGQPHPCPKRHDAKHNPLQRMTYLSLAAVLLPFQMVTGLLYYLYNSWTDMGITGLSLGVVAVAHLIGAFAILIFLIVHVYMTTTGHTIFAHVKAMFTGREEVEDVGDVAEWEKKNPA, from the coding sequence ATGTCCGACACCACCAAGCGCCCCATGCGCACCATCTACCTGTATACCCGGTATGAACGGTTCTGGCACTGGTTCCAGGCCCTGCTCATCCTGCTGCTCCTGGTCACCGGGTTCGAGGTTCACGGCTCGATCACGCTCTTCGGCTTCGAGCAGGCCGTTACGGTCCACAACTTCCTTGGCCTGACCTGGCTTGTGGCCTTCGCCTTCTTCGTCTTCTGGGTCTTCACCACCGGGGAGTGGAAGCAGTATGTGCCCACCAGCAAAAAGATGGTCGAGGTCATGATCTATTACGGCTACGGCATCTTCTCCGGGCAGCCCCATCCCTGCCCCAAGCGCCATGACGCCAAGCACAACCCGCTGCAACGCATGACCTACCTGTCCTTGGCGGCCGTACTTTTGCCCTTCCAGATGGTCACCGGGCTTTTGTATTACCTCTACAACTCCTGGACGGACATGGGCATCACCGGCCTGTCGCTGGGCGTTGTGGCCGTGGCCCATCTGATCGGGGCCTTCGCCATCCTCATCTTCCTTATCGTGCATGTCTACATGACCACCACCGGGCACACCATTTTCGCCCACGTGAAGGCCATGTTCACCGGCCGGGAGGAAGTTGAGGACGTCGGCGACGTGGCCGAATGGGAAAAAAAGAATCCGGCCTAG
- the rplM gene encoding 50S ribosomal protein L13 — MKTFSPSKNDIQHDWLIVDASDKILGRLASALAGRLRGKHKPEFVPHMDTGDFVVVVNAEKIRFTGRKLDQKMYYRHSGYIGGLKETTLRTMMQTKPEQVIMKAVRGMLPKNRLGRAMLKKLKVYSGTEHPHTAQQPKPIDL, encoded by the coding sequence ATGAAAACGTTCTCCCCATCCAAAAATGATATCCAGCACGACTGGCTGATCGTGGATGCCTCAGACAAGATCCTGGGCCGTCTGGCCAGCGCCCTGGCCGGACGCCTGCGCGGCAAGCACAAACCCGAATTCGTCCCGCACATGGACACCGGCGACTTCGTGGTCGTGGTCAATGCGGAAAAGATCCGGTTCACCGGCCGCAAGCTGGACCAGAAGATGTACTACCGCCACTCGGGCTACATCGGCGGCCTCAAGGAAACCACGCTTCGGACCATGATGCAGACCAAGCCCGAGCAGGTGATCATGAAGGCCGTTCGCGGCATGCTCCCGAAAAACAGGCTTGGCCGGGCCATGCTCAAAAAGCTCAAGGTCTATTCCGGCACGGAGCATCCCCACACGGCCCAGCAGCCCAAACCCATCGACCTCTAA
- the rpsI gene encoding 30S ribosomal protein S9 — protein sequence MSDDFFYGTGRRKTAVARTRLYKGNGRILINNRPYEEYFPRPTLHLIVRQALAVVRSEGKYDIKVNVCGGGLTGQAEAVRHGIARALLRVDPELRAPLKKAGLLTRDAREKERKKYGQRGARARFQYSKR from the coding sequence ATGAGCGACGATTTCTTCTACGGCACCGGACGGCGCAAAACCGCCGTGGCCCGCACCCGCCTCTACAAAGGCAACGGCCGCATCCTCATCAACAACAGGCCCTATGAGGAATATTTTCCCCGGCCCACCCTGCACCTCATCGTGCGTCAGGCCCTGGCCGTGGTGCGCAGCGAAGGCAAGTACGACATCAAGGTCAACGTCTGCGGCGGCGGCCTCACCGGCCAGGCCGAGGCCGTGCGGCACGGCATCGCCCGGGCGCTTTTGCGGGTCGATCCCGAACTGCGCGCCCCTCTGAAGAAGGCGGGCCTTCTGACCCGCGACGCCCGCGAGAAAGAACGCAAAAAGTACGGCCAGCGCGGCGCCCGCGCCAGGTTCCAGTACTCCAAGCGTTAA
- a CDS encoding CHASE2 domain-containing protein — protein MQIPLAAIASLCRRLLRGRGLIFLVGVALTLGMVVLYALRPSWLQFQELKLYDVAMRRELRTAPSGLPVVVDLDEKSLAAYGQWPWPRFRVALLLARLKAAGVLAVGIDIVFAEADRTSPETMRRMFREELKLDVAFEGLPHALGDYDSVLAGVLRDGPYVLGYYLDFEASRDHPSASACTLPALKASTSIAPGARPAVRYLPNAQDAVCPLPILLATAPGAGFFNTIPDPDNIVRRSPMLLGHGEAVLPSLSLATTMLALGIKNAMLRVDQGGVVALTLPLPDGQKRSIPLDGHGRVLINYRGPGGTFPHVSAADVLSGAVDPTALHGKIAFLGASAAGLRDLRATPLDRAMPGVEVHATLADMIVTGDFLLRPDWAPGIEVCATLAVGLLSAALLAWTRAKYLLVPFAALALAMWFGSAQALSAHRFILSPFSPLLALFANFMALTFLKFWREERQKRFIHAAFSHYLPPAVVNDLVASPGRLTLTGEEREITVLFSDVRGFTTMSEKLTPTQVVDLLHRYLTPMTGIITGHMGTLDKFIGDAIMAFWNAPLPVPGHQAKALAAAMAMHEELDRLNVGFQEKYGLRIDIGVGLHAGMARVGNFGSEDLFDYTVIGDTVNLCSRLEGLTKYYKKKILVTDAIAAAAPDDIFFQEVDRVRVKGKAEPVTIFAPLTRQEYEARAGELEESAAALALYRAGRFPEALAAYETLAAAHPDAIHALQAERCRALAAAPPEGPWDGVFKHTTK, from the coding sequence ATGCAAATCCCCCTCGCCGCCATCGCCTCCTTGTGCCGCCGCCTGTTGCGCGGCCGGGGCCTCATCTTCCTGGTCGGCGTGGCCCTGACCCTGGGCATGGTCGTTTTATACGCCCTGCGCCCCTCCTGGCTCCAGTTCCAGGAACTCAAGCTCTACGACGTGGCCATGCGCCGGGAGCTCAGAACCGCCCCCAGCGGTCTGCCCGTGGTGGTGGACCTGGACGAAAAAAGCCTGGCCGCCTACGGCCAATGGCCCTGGCCGCGTTTTCGGGTGGCCCTGCTCCTGGCCAGGCTGAAAGCCGCCGGGGTGTTGGCCGTGGGCATCGACATCGTGTTTGCGGAGGCCGACCGCACCTCCCCCGAAACCATGCGCCGCATGTTCCGCGAGGAACTCAAGCTCGACGTGGCCTTCGAGGGCCTGCCGCACGCCCTGGGCGACTACGATTCGGTCCTGGCCGGGGTGCTCCGGGACGGCCCCTACGTCCTGGGCTATTATCTCGATTTCGAGGCCAGCCGGGATCATCCCTCCGCTTCGGCCTGCACCCTTCCGGCGCTCAAGGCCTCCACCTCCATCGCCCCCGGGGCCCGGCCCGCCGTCCGCTACCTGCCAAACGCCCAGGACGCCGTCTGCCCCCTGCCCATCCTCCTGGCCACTGCGCCCGGAGCCGGTTTTTTCAACACCATCCCCGATCCGGACAACATCGTGCGCCGTTCCCCCATGCTCCTGGGACACGGGGAGGCCGTCCTGCCCAGCCTGTCCCTGGCCACCACCATGCTGGCCCTGGGGATCAAAAACGCCATGCTGCGCGTGGATCAGGGCGGGGTGGTCGCCCTGACCCTGCCCCTGCCGGACGGCCAAAAACGGAGCATTCCCCTGGACGGGCACGGCCGGGTGCTGATCAACTACCGGGGCCCGGGCGGAACCTTTCCGCACGTGAGCGCCGCCGACGTGCTTTCGGGCGCCGTCGATCCCACGGCCCTGCACGGCAAAATCGCCTTTCTCGGGGCCTCGGCCGCAGGCCTCCGCGACCTTCGGGCCACCCCCCTGGACCGGGCCATGCCCGGGGTGGAGGTCCACGCCACCCTGGCGGACATGATCGTCACCGGCGATTTCCTTTTGCGCCCGGACTGGGCCCCAGGGATCGAGGTCTGCGCCACCCTGGCCGTGGGGCTTTTGTCCGCCGCCCTTTTGGCCTGGACCAGGGCCAAATATCTGCTCGTGCCGTTTGCCGCCCTGGCCCTGGCCATGTGGTTCGGGTCCGCCCAGGCCCTTTCCGCCCACCGGTTCATCCTTTCCCCCTTTTCCCCCTTGCTGGCGCTTTTCGCCAACTTCATGGCCCTGACCTTTCTCAAGTTCTGGCGCGAGGAACGCCAAAAACGCTTCATCCACGCGGCCTTTTCCCACTATCTGCCACCGGCCGTGGTCAACGACCTGGTGGCCTCGCCGGGTCGTCTGACGCTCACCGGCGAGGAACGCGAGATCACGGTGCTCTTCTCCGACGTGCGCGGCTTCACCACCATGTCCGAAAAGCTCACACCCACCCAGGTGGTGGATCTCCTACACCGCTACCTGACCCCCATGACCGGCATCATCACCGGGCATATGGGCACCCTGGACAAGTTCATCGGCGACGCCATCATGGCCTTCTGGAACGCCCCCCTGCCCGTCCCCGGCCACCAGGCCAAGGCCCTGGCCGCGGCCATGGCCATGCATGAGGAGCTCGACCGCCTCAACGTGGGCTTTCAGGAAAAATACGGGCTGCGCATCGACATCGGCGTGGGCCTGCATGCCGGAATGGCCCGGGTGGGCAACTTCGGCTCGGAAGACCTCTTCGACTACACGGTCATCGGCGACACCGTGAATCTGTGCTCCCGCCTGGAAGGGCTGACCAAATACTACAAGAAAAAAATCCTGGTCACGGACGCCATCGCGGCCGCCGCCCCGGACGACATCTTCTTCCAGGAGGTGGACCGGGTGCGGGTCAAGGGCAAGGCCGAACCCGTGACCATTTTCGCCCCCCTCACCCGCCAGGAATACGAGGCCCGCGCGGGCGAACTGGAAGAATCCGCCGCCGCCCTGGCCCTGTACCGGGCCGGACGCTTCCCCGAGGCCCTGGCCGCCTACGAAACCCTGGCCGCCGCACACCCCGACGCGATCCACGCCCTCCAGGCCGAACGCTGCCGGGCCCTGGCCGCCGCGCCGCCCGAAGGACCATGGGACGGCGTTTTCAAGCACACCACCAAATGA